In Candidatus Binatia bacterium, one DNA window encodes the following:
- a CDS encoding zf-HC2 domain-containing protein, with the protein MTVAGHPTGEDLSRLVDGELAGAERTALEEHLGGCSACRASFDALAQADTALRRSARTSAAARRVPERGAGCLPEGTLVALAHGALDPSAAEHAELHLARCDACLVAAGEAIALRRALATASAVAVPEALKSRVASRWTPAEEKKTAAGVVVRLVRGALELVERTLGEGILGIEPLAVATPVVRGTNGSPLSFVIRAPGAEIRATLVPDGDVVALTLALRDLDGRGLAGQRVALRRQRRAIFSARTDETGELSTPNLERGVYEVSCPGIATDFRLDLRS; encoded by the coding sequence GTGACCGTCGCCGGCCACCCCACGGGCGAGGACCTGTCGCGGCTCGTCGACGGCGAGCTCGCCGGCGCCGAGCGGACCGCGCTCGAGGAGCACCTCGGCGGCTGCAGCGCGTGCCGCGCGTCCTTCGATGCGCTCGCGCAGGCCGACACGGCGCTTCGCAGATCCGCGCGCACGAGCGCGGCAGCCCGCCGCGTCCCCGAGCGCGGCGCCGGCTGCCTGCCCGAGGGCACGCTGGTCGCGCTCGCGCACGGCGCGCTGGACCCGTCGGCCGCCGAGCACGCGGAGCTCCACCTCGCGCGCTGCGACGCCTGCCTGGTCGCCGCCGGCGAGGCGATCGCGCTGCGCCGCGCGCTCGCGACGGCGAGCGCGGTCGCGGTGCCCGAGGCGCTGAAGAGCCGCGTCGCGTCGCGCTGGACGCCCGCCGAGGAGAAGAAGACCGCGGCCGGCGTCGTGGTGCGGCTCGTGCGCGGCGCGCTCGAGCTCGTCGAGCGCACGCTGGGCGAGGGCATCCTCGGCATCGAGCCGCTCGCGGTCGCGACCCCGGTCGTGCGCGGCACGAACGGCTCGCCGCTGTCGTTCGTCATCCGCGCGCCGGGCGCCGAGATCCGCGCGACGCTCGTCCCCGACGGCGACGTCGTCGCGCTGACGCTCGCGCTGCGCGACCTCGACGGTCGCGGGCTCGCCGGACAGCGCGTCGCGCTGCGCCGTCAGCGTCGCGCGATCTTCTCGGCGCGCACCGACGAGACGGGCGAGCTCTCGACGCCCAACCTCGAGCGCGGCGTCTACGAGGTGTCCTGCCCGGGCATCGCGACCGACTTCCGGCTCGATTTGCGGTCTTGA